Proteins from a genomic interval of Erwinia sp. SLM-02:
- a CDS encoding dihydrodipicolinate synthase family protein yields the protein MINFDGIFTPAVTPYAADGSIDFARYDEVLESLIAGGVHGIIIGGSTGEYYAQSTEERLALAERARQVTANRLPLVIGTGAIRTEDAVTFATHAREIKADAILVTSPPYALPTELENAHHALTVDKAAQLPIMLYNYPGRMGITMGETYFTEVSKSKNVVAIKESSGDLNILHLLACKFPNIALSCGWDDLALEFFAWGARSWVCAGSNFIPQEHVALYQACVVEKDFNKGRKIMAAMMPLMNYLDGGKFVQAIKHGVDLTGLSTGPARAPLLGLTEEEQAQLKAVIAGVKQNVAAAIAG from the coding sequence ATGATTAACTTTGATGGTATTTTTACCCCTGCCGTTACCCCTTACGCTGCTGACGGCAGCATTGATTTTGCGCGTTATGATGAAGTCCTGGAGTCATTAATTGCCGGTGGCGTTCACGGTATTATTATCGGCGGCTCTACCGGCGAATATTATGCGCAATCCACCGAAGAGCGCCTGGCGCTGGCAGAACGCGCTCGCCAGGTGACGGCAAACCGCCTGCCGCTGGTGATCGGGACCGGTGCGATCCGCACGGAAGATGCCGTGACTTTCGCCACGCACGCCCGCGAAATCAAAGCCGATGCGATTCTGGTCACTTCTCCTCCGTATGCGCTGCCGACCGAGCTGGAAAACGCCCACCACGCGCTGACCGTTGATAAAGCCGCGCAGCTGCCGATCATGCTGTACAACTACCCGGGCCGCATGGGCATTACCATGGGTGAAACCTATTTCACCGAAGTCAGCAAATCGAAAAACGTGGTGGCGATTAAAGAAAGCTCCGGCGATCTGAATATCCTGCACCTGCTGGCCTGCAAATTCCCGAATATCGCCCTCTCCTGCGGCTGGGACGACCTGGCGCTGGAGTTCTTCGCCTGGGGCGCACGCAGCTGGGTCTGCGCGGGTTCTAACTTTATTCCACAGGAACACGTGGCCCTGTATCAGGCCTGCGTGGTGGAAAAAGACTTCAACAAAGGCCGCAAAATCATGGCGGCGATGATGCCACTGATGAACTACCTGGACGGCGGGAAATTCGTGCAGGCCATCAAGCACGGTGTGGATCTGACCGGCCTGAGCACCGGTCCGGCACGTGCACCGCTGCTGGGCCTGACGGAAGAAGAGCAGGCGCAGCTGAAAGCGGTGATTGCCGGCGTGAAGCAAAATGTCGCCGCGGCGATTGCTGGCTGA